TGCATTATGCTAATCATGTGGCAACTTCTTGCAGGGAGAACAGTGGAAGGTGTTAacggtgtgtgtgggcggggggTGGGAGGAAATATGCTCCCCCTTCCCAGGGAGGATTCTCCTCCTGCCCTGGGATGTGGACTGATCATTACGCTAATTATGTGGCAGCTTCTGGTTTTACCCAGCACACATCTTTCAGCAAGCCTCCTTAGCATAAGCCTGAACCCTACTCAGGTTCCATACCTTATAGTTGTTGATCTGTGCTTGTTTACTGGTGACAATGCACTGGACATAAATTCTAAATTTTTTGTATTGTACTGTGCTTTCAATTTATTCCGATGTTGTAAAACACCCTGTGTACTCGTACTGTGAAGGGTGCTATGCAAATAaaactttacttacttactaACCAAGAGAAATTAGCCAAAAAGGAAGAACTAGCTTTTACAGCAACTGAAACTTCATTGCTTCTGACTCTGCCCTTCTTCTTGAAAGCTTGAATGTTCCTgggtttttctgtaaatattttgcaTTGCTTAGGATGGATAACcacatatttatcttttttgttgAGTGCAAATaagtaagagacacaaaaataagaggatgaaaaatgcttattctaatagtttatttatatttttgaatcaACACTGTAGAAAGCACAAACAATATTTAcacaatttacacatttaccGTGTGTGTGTCATCACACAACTTTTTCAAAACTGGTCTGCGCAGACCTGGCACTCCCATGGCACTTCTCTTTTGCATTTGCCACACGTTAACTTGTAGCAATGCACACATCGAACAGTAGCAGGGTTCTTTTTGCACCGGTGATGGACTTGGCACTTCTGCCTTTTGCCCGGTTCCACTGGTGTGGCGGCCTGTTTGCGAAGATGGTTTTCCTTTCCAATCTTCTTTGATGTCACATAAGACTCAGCCAACTCACAGGCAAGCCGCATCAGAAAATCTGGCCGCCTTTCCGTCCTTCCTGTGCAGGCTTGATATAGCACATGGGCATTCAGGGCTGCCATGTCAACCAtattataaaacacactgacaggCCATCTTCTTGTTCCTGCCCGTACGCTGTACTGCCGCACCATCTGATCCATGGCGTCCACACCGCATTTAGTGGAGTTGTACTGGGTGATGGTGCTTGGCTTTCTTTTGCGGCTGTCCTCAGTCTGAATCACACTGTGCATGCTGCTCATAACGTAGACTGTCTTCTTCCGGCTGGCTGCGTACACTGTCAGTGTTGCATCAGTTGTTGAAAACACCTGAGTGCTGAACTCACTTTGCTTTATCTCTCGAGCTGAAGGGGGAATTTCTCTGCGAATTTTATTGAGTGTCCCAAGAATGGTAGTTTTCCGGCTGCGTAATTTTCTTGCAAGTGAAATTGATGTGAAAAAATTGTCCGTCGTGACAGTTCTGCCCTGATCAAGAAATGGTCCCATCAACTTCATTACCACACTCTCAGACAGTCTCTCCTCTTTGGGACGGCCAGGTTCTTTGCCAACATATGGAAAGACATTGCAAATATACTTTGATTTCAAGTCACACGCCACCCAAAACTTGATACCAAATTTATCCGGTTTTGTAGCAATATATTGCAGAAAAGGGCAACGTGTCTTTGATGGATAAAGTTGTTCATCGATTGTGATGTGCCGACCAGGTCTGTAGAATGTGACACAGTTCTGTCGAAATGATTCCCATAATTCGGAAATAGCTGCAAACTTGTCTGTCTGCACTCGCTCAGCCCGTGTGTTCTTGCTATCAAACCGTAGGTGCTGCATTATGTCTTTGAAGCGGTCGCTACTCATTGTTTCCATAATCCGTTTGTTTCCATACATCTCTGACCAGTTGTCAGACAATGATGGAACCTTAGTCACCCCTCGCCAGATGACAACTGCAATGAAAGCCATTAGTTCTGGAATAGCCATGAACCAATCCACAGTCTCTGTTTCCCTTGCATGCTCAATTGTGCATGCTTGAATGGTACGAAGCATCTGGAGAGTGAGAAAACAGAGGAAGCTTTGAAGGCGAGTTTTGATCCTTATTCTGGCTTCATGTGTTGGCTCTCCTTCTGCAGCGTAAGGTTCAATAGGAGCGAATTTCAGATGTCGTCCAACCTCTTCCTTGCACCACACTGTGCCATCTTTTGCGGTCTCCGTTAGTGCGGTATCCAGCCGTTTTGTCCTCTTCTGGGGAGGGGGAGCGTCTTCCTCTGCAAATTGAACAAATTTATATCGTTAGCAAAGACAAATGTACCAATGTAGAAAAGAGTCAAATTATATCACAtcttttcattgttctgtttgtctCTATTCTGAACTCTGTCAGTATTGTGGCCCTTGGTTCAGAAGTTCACATTTTTTGGGCTCCTTCTGTGAAAACATTGATGACCTCTGAtctaaaatgtgtcattttttatctagaaatttgtaaaaaataaataaataaataaataaaataaaataaaaatcttgaagttaaaaaaatattccccaaaagaacaaaatctttgaaattaaatgtgaagtattctgaaacagaaatttgatgtttgagaAATCTTACCCGAAAACTGCTCCGAGTCAGAATCTGACTGAAGGTCTATGTCCTCTCCATCAGAGTCAAAAGCGCTTGTTTCAGTCAGAATCATTTGCAAAGCCTGCTCAGTAGTGAATCttctctgcatcttttttttggaGAGGTCTTGGAGCAGATGACGAACTGGCAGGTTGTCCACTGGGATCTTGTATGTCTCATATAGCTAATGTAGCTAATGACCACAAAagtgtttttcagactttttatgcCAATCCCCCCTGGGAAGGGGGAGCATATTTCCTCCCAccccccgcccacacacacctTTCACACCTTCCACACCTTCCACTGTTCTCCCATCCAGAAGCTGCCACATAATTAGCGTAATGATCAGTCCACATCCCAGGGCAGGAGCAGAATCCCCCCTGGGAAGGGGGAGCATATTTCCTCCCAccccccgcccacacacaccgtTCACACCTTCCACTGTTCTCCCTGCAAGAAGTTGCCACATGATTAGCATAATGCACATTCCGGGGCAGACAGAGCAggacaggaggattaaatgatCCCTCTTCAGTCCTTAAAGGAGTATCCTAAAAGCATAGTCTTGCGAGTGTTAAATATCGAGCCAGTATTTGGAACGCCTGAGGGgacagggttctcaccaggatttttttacagcgtaacggcccgacACTATGCGCATGCgtaatagccttcattaaatctcgcgagagaccggcccagatgtcagccaatgagcgtcacacagatgctccaaatgctcgtgatttaggtcactattcaccatacatggcatcacggaaacaaccgagacatgctaattgtaaccccgagattggaagcgactcttaattttagacgggaacgggtcaatcgacaggaaagtacggctgaggtggggagacataaattaacctagataggcacccagtggataaaaacaaatgcacatggcgttatctgtcaaaataacagcctTTCACAGCGCCAACTGCCCCAATAAAgaagttttctcacataaatatggaaaCATTACGCaagcaaatgtgctcaaaacacaataccacaacttgaaaggcagcgtagcagccctaatcacagcgtaatcttttgaactgacagcgtaacggcccgttacactgaaatgcactggcgagAACACTGGGGGAACTGATTCTAGATCTTGGTTACAGGTGTTCCCATGGTTTGTAAAGTAAAATATCAAATGAATTCTACTCTCATTTTTACCTTTCTTGTGATTTGTGGCATCATAACTTGAACAAAGGTTACCTGACACTGAGTTTTCTTTACCTCTAGTTGTGGTTGTGccatttccatagagatgcaggatttGATATTGCAGTGAAAGATGGATATTTCTCATGCACTAAAATAGTAGTGAAGTCTGTCTGGTTAAACAGTTCAGACTGCGTCCATGCAGACTTCTCATGTAATGTCCATCACACACAGCTATGTGGACACTGATAGCGGGAATGCTTCTTGTTTTCCCCATCAGTGAAGTTAATATTGTCGTTCCCCGCTCGGTGCTTTGCATGTTTGCAGGAAGCGACAAGTTCAGCTATCAGCTCAGCACACACCATTCATTGGCTCAGCGCTCCACTCCACTTGATCAGACTGGAATACAGTTACAGAATGTTTGCATGCCAAACAAGAAATCTGCTCAAccattatttgtttgtttctctgctaTATTTCCGTGCCGAGCTCGGAGGAATGCCTTGTTGTCATGTTTGAACGCTCCGGGTGGCGTTTAGCTTTGTTTGACTGCGTATGATAGAGCTGTAAGAATCCCTGAATGTCACAAACAGACATGATGAGGCCATGTGCAGCCAAGAGTTCATCTTGTGCTTATATTTGCTTAATGGTGTCAAATGATGTGTTTTAATCCTCCGAACCGAAAGAATTCTCTGggtattttttcctcattgtaggctcattttcactgtaatagAAAGTTCTGGACCTCTATGGACACAGAAGaaccatgactagaagaagAGAGGACTCAGAAATGACTTTATTGCAACATAGTAAGGTTTTAATGCCATGAAGTACAAGATAGATAGAATGAaaattgaaattctcaaaaaaaaaaaagagatggaaACAACACCCAATAGTTTTCCCACAGGCATTACAATGACTGTAAAACAATAGTGGCTCTTTAGTTTGTCTTCATGCTCATCTACCAtgtgttctgtgtaaacacggcctgcagttcaaccggaAAGTTCTTTGTGTCACGAGTTATCTTTCCATTTGAGGTGAagacagttttttcaaataagattgattttgatggaatatatttacacataatttggttaattttcctgataaaaatctcacagatgagtagttcaaagtCCCTGGGGAATTTAAAAATCCAACAACTCTCTCAGTTGATGTTTGTTCAGATAAATAATGTCATTTCGGCTActggatttgtttttaaagtttacaGACAGCATGCCTATCAAATCCACTGTTTTTGATCGGTTCAGAGAGTTATCTCAAACCATGACCTTTTTCTAAACCTGACCAAGTCATCTTGATgtcaaaactgaactaaacagcaagcaaaaacaagaaaaaagttaaCTAATTAGGAAAAAACGGTAAAGACACAGGACATGAGCCTCAGTCTTCAAGCTGAAAGTCCAAACTTATTCTACAGTTGTTTCAAGTTGGAAAAAACGCAAGTTGGCACCAaatattccatccatccatccatcctctacacaccgctttatcctcactagggtcgcggggggtgctggagtctatcccagctgactcgggtgaaggcaggggactccctggacaggtcaccagtctgtcacagggctacatatacagacacacaatcacactcacattcacacctacgggcaatttagagtaaccaattaacctcagcatatttttggactgtgggaggaagccggagtacccggagaaaacccacgcatgtacagggagaacatgcaaactccttgcagaaagatcccaggcccacggCACCAAATATTGACTCGAGTTTATCAACACCTGAAGAAGCTTTGCTCATCTCTGAGATGACAGCAGCCCTGACTAAACGCAGTATTCAGAACCCTGAAAATGGGTTAAAGAAATGTTTAGTCATTACTCCACCTTGAGTGAGCCTCCATGATGACAGTCTTTCCTTTTTAATAAGACCATTCTCTTCTACTTTGGCTAGTTTAGTGGTTTTATCGATGAACCCTCGTAATCTTACACCAGCTTCATTTTGACTGAGACAATCCACCAAAACACTGGAGCTTCCCAGCAgttttcctctgcagctcaTCTCCGTCTGACTTACCGCCGTCCCGTTTTAGGGTTGTTGTACTTCATTTGgtccttttttctattttgggTCTAAAAGAGCCGCTGCACACAGTAAAATGGAAGGAGCACGCTTTCAGGTCGCACACCCACACAGGCATATAAATCAGGCAGACAGAACCTCATGGGAACACACATATGCCTTTATACACCCAGACATGCACTGATGGCTTTCCTGGAGATTCACTGCGGCTGTAAAATCATCTTGTAAAAGAGTGGAGGGGGCTTCAGCTCTGGAGGGTTCATTAACCGGCGTACACATGGAGACGCACAAACTGACATGAAGTGACCCCGGCGaggaattcattcatttttatgccCCCTCCCACCTCACggctgtttatttgttttccaaCCCATTAGGTTAGCAGCTTTTCAGGACTCTATCCCATTTTTAGGGTCTCTTTTGCCAGTGTAGCAGCAGCCGGTTCCAGGGAAGGAGAGACGGTCCACTAGAAAGGGTTGTAAAAATAAGACAATGAAACGCTGCCTGGAGACAGTCCTCACCGTGTGGTCAGAAATAATGTGATACCGGTGTCACAAAATACTCACTGATTATTAATCTCACTGCTCCGACCTTAGTCTTGaacaaaaactgataaaatgacACCCCGAAGGAAAGACTTGCACAGTTaagcccaaaattattcatGACAAATTCTGATTTATAATGACTTCTTATAGACTAGTGCTTTTTTCTGACTGCAAAActcttttttgtctctatttctatgcatttttttatacttttattaGAATTGcaatgtccaaaataattccTATGCCCTCATCTCACACATTTATCACAAAATGCAGCTTCTACCTTGTTCTAAAGTGTTCTAATGCACTTTAACCTGACAATAGCTGGTGCAGCAGCTCTCTGGTTGGTTACTAGTCAATTACAAGTCACGTTTCAAACCTAACAGCTCAGTGAGGAGCTCCAGTTATCATCCAGTTGTGCATCATGGCTGCTCACAAGACTCAGAAAGAATACAAAGTCATACCCGAGTGTTTCCTAGGTCTAGAGGCTACAGCGCAAAGCAACATCCAACAATACAAGGAGTTCCAATCTCAGAGGGCTGGTAGGAAGCTGATAGTGAACCCTGCAGTCATAACAAGGATAGAAACCGAGAAGAATTCAAAGATCGGCATCAAGAACATCCTGATGAATCTACAACATCTCAATCTCACACTAAACAAGGCTGGTTTCCATGGATACAGACTGAGAAGGACTCAAATTCTGCAAGACAGATACCCAAAGTTCAGCTGGACAAAGACGAAAACATCCCCAGAATCAAACACTGTGGTGagaatgtgatgttttcagGGAGTTTTTCAATCATGGGATCAAAAAACCTCATCAAAGTGTCATGAGAAAAGAGGGAAACATTGAGAATGTGGATGAAAACATCAGGCGGTCTGCAGAAGAACTCTGTCACCTTTGGAGATTCCAACAAGACAAAGATCTGAAACATGGAGCCAAAGTGTTTGAAGAGTTTGtagcagaaaacaaaaccaacagtTTGGAGTCCAGAATCTGTGGAGGAATCTGAAGACCAGAGTGATTGAGAGGAAACCTTACATGTAAAGATTCTTAACAGTTATCTGAACTGTTTGAACGCTGTGGTCACTAATTAAGACTTTGATAAGTGAGAAATGCTATGAGTAATATGGGACATGGgaagacatgaaaatgacagataCAGCTAAAAACTATCGTTAACATCTGTAACTCGATGTctttgtcacttgtttatgtcatttccagtcaGAAAACACCAATTGGTCAAATAAAACCTTATGATATATCTCAATCTGGCATAGCTATGAGCAATTCTGAGCTTAAATGTACTTTCTGAACACAGACTACAAGAACAAATTCACAAATCATCTCCACAATAAAATTTTTCCAGAACCTATGAGCTTAAATCTGAGATGTTCACAGCAATTTTTGAATTACTTGTTTgggcaaaaatacattttttcaaagGACATTTTTTAACAGTTGACTGAGATTTGGGGTATCAGTGCTTACTGTACACGTCCAGTTTATTTTAGCAGAGGACCAACCCAAGCACTATGTTATTTATGCATATTCCTAAAGCTTTGTTGACCCCAAAAATGGAGCCAAAATGTTCTACTGTGAAAAAATCCCTTGACGCTGCCCACTgcgttgtgtttttgttgcgtTTGGCATCACTACTATTGCTGGTGTGTTACATAGTATCAGCCATAGGACCAGTATCTTTACATTAGAGGACCAGTGGAGGTAATATCCTCATTTGGTTTCATTTGGTGGCTCATATGTCACTTCTTTTGGAGGATTTTGAGTGATGTATAGTCATATAAAAGTCATCATACTCTCGAGATTTGTCTGAAGGAGCAGAGCAAAGTGACAAATATAAAACGAAGAACTTCCTTCACTTGCtggccttttttaaaatattttttctgctttctttgtaCTCTGTCCTTCACAACTGAGGATTAATATGAAACTTCCCGTCACAATGGAGACTCAACATGCTGCTGTGTTCGCTTTAGTACCTGttgaagctttaaaaaaaagatctggCCTGGCTGTAAGCTTGTGAATAAATAAACGGGAAAATGAAGGCATTACATAAATGACCTCGTGCCCTGGAAAACAGAACATTGGTGATTATTTTCCAGTCGTGTTCTGGGTATTTTAATGGAATGAACGGCAGAGGAGGAACCGTCAGTTTG
This genomic stretch from Acanthochromis polyacanthus isolate Apoly-LR-REF ecotype Palm Island chromosome 17, KAUST_Apoly_ChrSc, whole genome shotgun sequence harbors:
- the LOC127530661 gene encoding uncharacterized protein LOC127530661, with amino-acid sequence MQRRFTTEQALQMILTETSAFDSDGEDIDLQSDSDSEQFSEEDAPPPQKRTKRLDTALTETAKDGTVWCKEEVGRHLKFAPIEPYAAEGEPTHEARIRIKTRLQSFLCFLTLQMLRTIQACTIEHARETETVDWFMAIPELMAFIAVVIWRGVTKVPSLSDNWSEMYGNKRIMETMSSDRFKDIMQHLRFDSKNTRAERVQTDKFAAISELWESFRQNCVTFYRPGRHITIDEQLYPSKTRCPFLQYIATKPDKFGIKFWVACDLKSKYICNVFPYVGKEPGRPKEERLSESVVMKLMGPFLDQGRTVTTDNFFTSISLARKLRSRKTTILGTLNKIRREIPPSAREIKQSEFSTQVFSTTDATLTVYAASRKKTVYVMSSMHSVIQTEDSRKRKPSTITQYNSTKCGVDAMDQMVRQYSVRAGTRRWPVSVFYNMVDMAALNAHVLYQACTGRTERRPDFLMRLACELAESYVTSKKIGKENHLRKQAATPVEPGKRQKCQVHHRCKKNPATVRCVHCYKLTCGKCKREVPWECQVCADQF